The following are encoded in a window of Solibacillus sp. FSL R7-0668 genomic DNA:
- a CDS encoding sulfite reductase — protein sequence MRQKQFEQNFEKAMALPMPTKTFAKLNVEKEFVSLTIRPGLINKHLTQDQLIALSRLASHGAVKYSADHGFIVSVHQDFLEEALEKLTVVGLYAVNPQPSAVVKCCDFCDGERLEALSITEKFLQEIEQFPLKKRIRIGLNACTSACYNAVRDDIALIYHDGKFDLYAGAIQMGRRANSGELLVKKIDDSKIIQVVYELLQLFERSTFKEFHGFIRKEKLNIQQTLAQLL from the coding sequence ATGAGACAAAAACAATTTGAACAAAATTTTGAAAAGGCAATGGCATTGCCAATGCCAACAAAAACATTTGCGAAGTTAAATGTAGAAAAGGAATTTGTCTCATTAACGATTCGTCCAGGTCTTATTAATAAGCATTTGACACAAGATCAATTAATCGCACTAAGTAGACTTGCATCCCACGGCGCAGTGAAATATTCGGCTGACCATGGGTTTATTGTATCAGTACATCAAGATTTTTTAGAAGAGGCATTAGAAAAATTGACAGTTGTGGGTTTATATGCTGTAAATCCGCAGCCTAGTGCCGTAGTGAAATGCTGTGATTTTTGTGATGGTGAACGATTAGAGGCACTTTCAATAACGGAAAAGTTTCTACAGGAAATTGAACAATTTCCATTGAAAAAACGAATTCGAATAGGTTTAAATGCGTGTACATCTGCTTGTTATAATGCTGTACGTGATGATATTGCCCTTATTTATCATGATGGAAAATTCGATCTTTATGCAGGGGCTATTCAAATGGGGAGAAGAGCAAATTCAGGTGAATTATTAGTGAAAAAAATTGATGACTCTAAAATTATTCAAGTAGTTTACGAACTTTTGCAACTTTTTGAAAGGTCAACGTTCAAAGAATTTCATGGCTTTATTAGAAAAGAAAAGCTGAATATTCAACAAACGCTGGCACAATTATTATGA
- a CDS encoding CbiX/SirB N-terminal domain-containing protein: MTTWNLTNMQRHLLICNGATCMGAGAEEVTKQIRDEIRQHRLDERIHTSRTRCNGRCKDKCVVIDYPKGSWYSVQQEQTARAIVHENVEEEAIIYTMQDGERKRPDNRIKGIEKYRKEKGAVKKAILFVGHGSRLEAGNEEVRQFIQQMRLMIDASLLVETCFLEFASPNIEDGIQNCIEQGADEVHVIPIILLHAGHSKMHIPAEIEHAKEHFPDIRFTYGQTIGIHDEIFEILKSRLSEIGFNPDEKHEDTAILLIARGGSDPYANGDFYKITRLLWEQLDVPIVESAFMGVTTPTVEQGIKRCVKLGAKKIIMLPYFLFTGILMERMHKMANQLTEQYSDVTIDIAGYFGYHDKLKTVLLERMEQALDGTSTGMQDLENFRMYAQEHGYEHHHHH, translated from the coding sequence ATGACAACTTGGAACTTAACAAACATGCAGCGCCATCTTTTGATTTGTAATGGTGCAACTTGCATGGGGGCGGGCGCAGAGGAAGTAACTAAACAAATCCGTGATGAAATTCGTCAACATCGTCTGGATGAGCGCATTCATACATCGCGTACACGCTGTAATGGGCGTTGTAAAGATAAATGTGTCGTTATCGATTATCCAAAGGGGAGTTGGTATTCTGTACAACAAGAGCAAACAGCACGTGCCATTGTCCATGAAAATGTAGAAGAAGAAGCGATTATTTATACGATGCAGGACGGCGAACGAAAACGACCAGACAATCGTATTAAAGGCATCGAAAAATATAGAAAGGAGAAGGGGGCTGTGAAGAAAGCAATTCTTTTTGTGGGACATGGAAGTAGATTAGAAGCTGGAAACGAGGAAGTACGTCAATTTATTCAGCAAATGAGACTGATGATTGATGCATCGTTACTTGTTGAAACTTGCTTTTTAGAATTTGCCTCACCGAATATTGAAGATGGTATTCAAAACTGTATCGAACAGGGTGCGGATGAAGTGCATGTTATTCCGATCATTTTACTACATGCAGGTCACTCAAAAATGCATATTCCTGCAGAAATTGAGCATGCAAAAGAGCATTTCCCAGATATTCGTTTTACATATGGACAAACAATTGGCATCCACGACGAGATTTTTGAAATATTAAAATCACGTTTATCTGAAATTGGCTTTAATCCTGATGAAAAGCATGAAGACACGGCAATTTTATTAATCGCGCGTGGCGGTAGTGACCCATATGCGAACGGCGATTTTTATAAAATTACGCGTTTACTGTGGGAACAACTCGATGTTCCGATTGTGGAAAGTGCCTTTATGGGGGTTACAACGCCTACAGTGGAACAGGGGATTAAACGCTGTGTTAAATTAGGTGCGAAAAAAATTATTATGCTGCCATATTTCCTATTTACGGGAATTTTAATGGAGCGCATGCATAAAATGGCCAACCAATTGACGGAGCAATATTCAGATGTAACCATTGATATTGCTGGTTATTTTGGCTATCATGATAAACTGAAAACGGTGCTGTTAGAACGTATGGAACAAGCGCTTGATGGCACATCTACAGGCATGCAAGATTTAGAAAACTTTAGAATGTATGCGCAAGAGCATGGCTATGAGCATCATCACCATCATTAA
- the nrdF gene encoding class 1b ribonucleoside-diphosphate reductase subunit beta has product MSNLTYQAVNWNKPTSELARIFWDQQWKQIWFPEEIAVSKDVKQWKEFEHQDTYKKVFGGLTLLDTVQTNIGMNEIAKFTPDLQEKAVLTVFGAFEAIHAKSYSYIFTTLCTNTEIDEIFEWVQKNEFLQYKANRIGDVYKAIKEDDSESLWKAMFASVMLESFLFYSGFFYPLYLGGQGTLRNSAEVISLILRDESIHGVAVGFFAQNIFKTFSAEKQQELTLWGYEYLLDLYQNEMKYTEDLYAETGLSPEVKKYVRYNANKALMNLGFETMFPEEEVNPVVMNGISNTGSTYDFFSQKGATYAIAKVAPITDDTFKF; this is encoded by the coding sequence ATGTCAAATTTAACTTACCAAGCCGTCAACTGGAACAAGCCTACAAGTGAGTTGGCACGCATTTTTTGGGATCAGCAATGGAAACAAATTTGGTTCCCAGAAGAAATTGCAGTCAGCAAGGATGTCAAGCAATGGAAGGAATTCGAACATCAGGATACGTACAAGAAGGTGTTTGGTGGTTTAACTTTACTCGATACCGTTCAAACAAATATTGGCATGAACGAAATTGCCAAATTCACACCTGACCTTCAAGAAAAGGCCGTTCTAACTGTATTTGGCGCATTCGAAGCCATCCATGCCAAATCGTATTCGTACATTTTCACCACACTTTGTACGAACACGGAAATCGATGAAATTTTCGAGTGGGTACAAAAAAATGAGTTTCTTCAATATAAAGCAAACCGAATTGGGGATGTTTATAAAGCGATCAAAGAAGATGATTCAGAAAGCTTATGGAAAGCGATGTTTGCTTCCGTAATGCTCGAAAGTTTCCTATTTTACTCTGGCTTTTTCTACCCGTTATACTTAGGCGGGCAAGGAACGTTACGTAACTCTGCTGAAGTGATTTCACTTATATTACGCGACGAATCAATTCACGGTGTAGCAGTTGGCTTTTTCGCACAAAACATTTTCAAAACGTTTTCTGCAGAAAAACAGCAAGAGTTAACACTATGGGGCTATGAATATTTACTGGATCTTTACCAAAATGAAATGAAGTACACTGAAGACCTTTATGCCGAAACAGGTCTTTCCCCAGAAGTAAAAAAATACGTGCGCTACAATGCCAATAAAGCACTGATGAACTTAGGCTTTGAGACGATGTTCCCTGAGGAGGAAGTAAATCCGGTTGTCATGAACGGGATTTCGAATACAGGCTCTACCTATGATTTTTTCAGTCAAAAAGGCGCTACCTATGCTATCGCAAAAGTAGCACCGATTACTGATGATACATTTAAATTTTAA
- a CDS encoding ribonucleoside-diphosphate reductase subunit alpha, translating to MKHYLTLNNDILNRYRATGEIDLQKDKDATRRYFLEEINVRLRYFIDIEEKVRYLVDEGYYEKEFIELYAMDFIKRMYKKAYAYKFRFPSFMSASKFYDSYAMKSRDGKEILEKYEDRIVIIALYLAQGDEALAEQAIEAIMTAYQPATPTALNSGKKARGELVSCFKLTMDDTMNSIAENIGYCLELSRLGGGVGVNLTDLRPLGDPIKGILNRASGVMPVAKLLENSFSYSNQLGQRNGSGVVYLNIFHGDIESFISSKKPNADDKIRLATLSTGIIIPDIFFELMRRDKDIVLFSSYDIYKEYGKRMSEISLSEMYYELLDNPNIRKLKRINARKLYTEVKKAQFESGYPFEILDDNVNNHHALKNIGRVKMSNLCTEILQYQQTSVITDQNQPNEYGLDVSCNLGSIDIHEATKVQSFEQLVQTAMRLLTNVSTMTDIINVPSVSKANKVMHSVGLGVMNLHGHLVSSGIRYGSKESIAFVDAFMEALNYYSVKASMEIAKEKKETFYRYEDSEYASGAYFEKYMNKETVELDAIVLGALGSTPIITNKMWQALKEDVQKYGLFHSYRLAIAP from the coding sequence ATGAAACACTATTTAACGCTTAATAACGATATCCTTAACCGCTACCGCGCGACAGGTGAAATCGATTTACAAAAGGATAAGGACGCGACACGCCGTTACTTTTTAGAGGAGATCAATGTCCGTCTCCGCTATTTTATTGATATTGAAGAAAAAGTACGCTACCTAGTAGATGAAGGCTACTATGAAAAGGAATTTATCGAGCTGTACGCTATGGATTTCATAAAGCGTATGTACAAAAAGGCGTATGCCTATAAATTCCGCTTCCCTTCATTTATGAGTGCATCTAAATTTTATGATAGCTATGCGATGAAAAGCCGTGATGGCAAAGAAATTTTAGAAAAATATGAAGACCGCATTGTTATTATTGCGCTCTACCTTGCACAAGGTGACGAAGCATTAGCCGAACAGGCGATTGAAGCTATTATGACTGCCTACCAGCCTGCTACCCCTACTGCCCTAAACAGTGGGAAAAAAGCACGTGGTGAGCTCGTTTCCTGCTTTAAATTAACGATGGATGACACGATGAACTCAATCGCTGAAAATATCGGCTACTGCTTGGAGCTATCTCGATTAGGTGGCGGTGTTGGAGTGAATTTAACGGATTTACGTCCACTCGGTGATCCGATTAAAGGGATATTAAATCGTGCTAGCGGGGTTATGCCCGTCGCCAAATTATTAGAAAACTCCTTCAGTTATTCGAATCAGCTTGGGCAGCGTAATGGCTCAGGCGTTGTTTATTTGAATATTTTCCATGGGGATATTGAAAGCTTTATCTCATCGAAAAAGCCAAATGCCGACGACAAAATTCGTTTAGCGACCCTTTCTACCGGCATTATTATACCCGATATTTTCTTTGAACTAATGCGCCGGGATAAAGACATCGTACTATTTAGTTCCTACGATATTTACAAAGAATACGGGAAGCGCATGTCTGAAATTTCGTTGTCTGAAATGTATTACGAATTATTGGATAATCCAAATATTCGCAAGCTCAAGCGTATTAATGCACGAAAATTATATACCGAAGTGAAAAAAGCCCAATTTGAATCCGGCTATCCTTTCGAAATACTGGATGATAATGTTAATAATCATCATGCATTGAAAAATATCGGGCGCGTGAAAATGTCAAATTTATGCACGGAAATTCTTCAGTATCAGCAAACGAGCGTCATTACCGATCAAAACCAGCCAAATGAATATGGTCTAGATGTTTCCTGTAATCTCGGCTCCATTGATATTCACGAGGCAACAAAGGTACAAAGCTTTGAACAATTAGTGCAAACAGCGATGCGCTTGTTAACGAATGTATCGACGATGACTGATATCATCAACGTCCCTTCCGTTTCAAAGGCCAATAAGGTAATGCACTCGGTTGGACTTGGTGTGATGAATTTGCACGGGCACTTAGTAAGCAGCGGGATTCGCTACGGTTCAAAGGAATCCATTGCATTTGTTGATGCCTTTATGGAAGCATTGAATTATTATTCGGTAAAAGCTTCGATGGAAATCGCAAAAGAGAAGAAGGAAACATTCTATCGCTATGAGGATAGCGAATATGCTTCAGGCGCTTACTTTGAAAAATATATGAATAAAGAAACAGTCGAGCTTGATGCAATCGTTTTAGGTGCATTAGGGTCAACGCCAATCATTACAAATAAAATGTGGCAGGCGTTAAAAGAGGATGTACAAAAATATGGCTTGTTCCATAGCTACCGACTAGCCATTGCGCCTTAA
- the nrdI gene encoding class Ib ribonucleoside-diphosphate reductase assembly flavoprotein NrdI — protein MIVYATRTGNVQSVIGKLGLPSTPIEQATSITKPFLLFTYTDGLGSIPAVVEDYMQQHHMLCKGIIVSGNRNFGHSMFGRAGDLLANYYELPLIAKLDLRGTTADYEQIKQFYNSIWNEA, from the coding sequence ATGATTGTTTATGCTACGCGCACGGGCAATGTTCAGAGTGTGATTGGAAAACTTGGTTTACCGTCTACTCCCATTGAACAAGCTACATCCATTACGAAGCCATTTTTACTATTCACCTATACAGATGGGCTAGGCTCGATTCCCGCTGTCGTAGAAGACTATATGCAGCAGCACCACATGCTTTGTAAAGGCATTATTGTCAGTGGCAATCGCAATTTTGGTCATTCGATGTTTGGCCGTGCCGGTGATCTATTAGCAAATTATTATGAGCTCCCACTAATCGCAAAGCTAGATTTACGAGGAACGACTGCCGATTATGAGCAAATAAAGCAATTTTATAACTCCATTTGGAATGAGGCTTGA
- a CDS encoding glutaredoxin family protein, protein MKLYTKTICPKCLWVKSELDAANLQVEIINIDHNEAAKQAILEAGFLSVPVLEIDSEWYAETPSIMNRISEFSA, encoded by the coding sequence ATGAAACTTTACACAAAAACAATCTGCCCAAAGTGCTTATGGGTAAAATCTGAATTGGATGCGGCAAACTTACAAGTCGAGATCATTAACATCGACCATAATGAAGCAGCAAAACAAGCAATTTTGGAGGCAGGTTTTTTATCGGTTCCTGTGCTGGAAATTGATAGTGAATGGTATGCGGAGACTCCTTCCATTATGAATCGTATTTCAGAATTCAGCGCATGA
- a CDS encoding ATPase, whose translation MGNSVFWVSLLINLTIISLLFFGLKKYYQNKPKVDKGKKLAYFALSYRRKFWRTIYSIPFLLLVIVFMYFLFGLTPLFIGYVIFVVLLCVVQAYYNYVKWQEEKKSV comes from the coding sequence TTGGGTAATTCTGTTTTTTGGGTAAGCCTATTGATCAATTTGACCATTATTTCGCTTTTATTTTTCGGCTTAAAAAAGTATTATCAAAACAAGCCAAAAGTTGACAAGGGAAAGAAATTGGCTTATTTTGCATTATCCTACCGTCGAAAATTTTGGCGCACCATTTATTCAATTCCGTTTTTACTTTTGGTGATTGTATTTATGTATTTTTTATTTGGCTTAACGCCCCTATTTATCGGCTACGTTATTTTTGTTGTGCTACTTTGCGTCGTGCAGGCTTACTACAATTATGTGAAATGGCAGGAAGAAAAGAAATCTGTTTAG
- a CDS encoding alpha/beta hydrolase, with product MRSWQSVAFEKFLLVRGTKRKFQNSRLMDEYIASKYNEVPYQLDETFRLKNDILKNEINGMRFYTINEQRKPKKVIYYFHGGAYINDPLSFHWRYLIKLAKATEFTIVVPIYPKLPRHTVLECYEAIHALYEQLVEQYEAPFIFMGDSAGGGLALGFAQDVKLLNKKQPEHIIMHSPWLDVTGVDPRYKQLEKHDPMLGIQGAQELGRLWAKNVGIHDYKVSPLNGDIQDIGKLTLFVGTGELLLVDAQMLREKAKQQFVPLNYFEYNKMNHVFPVFPVPEAKKAFKELLNIIQT from the coding sequence ATGCGTAGCTGGCAAAGTGTAGCGTTTGAAAAGTTTTTATTGGTGCGAGGAACGAAGAGAAAGTTTCAAAATTCCAGATTAATGGATGAATATATAGCAAGTAAATATAATGAAGTACCATATCAATTAGATGAAACATTTCGATTAAAGAATGATATTTTGAAAAATGAAATCAATGGGATGCGCTTTTATACAATTAACGAACAGCGCAAACCGAAAAAGGTGATTTATTATTTTCACGGAGGCGCTTATATAAATGATCCGTTAAGCTTCCATTGGCGCTATTTAATAAAGCTTGCTAAGGCTACTGAGTTTACAATTGTCGTGCCCATTTATCCAAAACTGCCCCGACATACGGTGCTGGAATGCTATGAGGCCATCCATGCATTATATGAGCAATTAGTTGAACAGTATGAGGCGCCATTTATTTTTATGGGAGATTCCGCAGGTGGAGGATTGGCCTTAGGGTTTGCGCAGGATGTCAAGCTACTGAATAAAAAACAGCCCGAGCATATTATTATGCATTCACCGTGGTTAGATGTGACAGGAGTAGATCCACGCTACAAACAGCTTGAAAAACATGATCCGATGTTAGGCATTCAAGGGGCACAAGAGCTCGGTCGTTTGTGGGCAAAGAATGTCGGTATCCACGATTATAAGGTCAGTCCACTAAATGGGGATATACAAGATATTGGAAAACTCACACTATTTGTGGGAACAGGGGAGTTGCTGCTGGTAGACGCACAAATGCTACGTGAAAAAGCAAAGCAGCAATTTGTACCACTCAACTATTTTGAATATAATAAAATGAACCATGTTTTCCCAGTATTCCCGGTTCCAGAGGCAAAAAAAGCGTTTAAAGAGCTGTTGAATATCATTCAAACATAA